The proteins below are encoded in one region of Salmo salar chromosome ssa02, Ssal_v3.1, whole genome shotgun sequence:
- the LOC106583978 gene encoding glial fibrillary acidic protein isoform X1 — protein MSRSPERISSYRRHFEDSSNLSSYQVRVSSPSPTRRVNRHQSASYSRSAGASSMQAQTMGRRTVSTSRNARMAGGNVGTMACVGYGNGAPVDLDASAAENKVFLSTRSGERQEMVVLNDRLAVYIEKVRSLEQQNKLLEMEIDGIQNRFVKPSGLRKLYEDQLRDLKRIADQMRMQRDQALAGKEAMAGQLEITKVKYEEAVELRRRAEMEIEAFRPDVDRATSQRIALEKQLEQLEVEIEFLQRVHKAEIEELLKMIYAAHSSAQSAYDLPDISGALKQIQAQYDEIAAKNLQEMDSWYKSKFEDLNNKTTKHVDIVRSVREEVAGAKKDILNKERGLEALKTKNEALEAQIREAQEKYKKELEDLQARIEALKEELKSTKSKIALHLREYQDLLNMKMALEIEITTYRKLIEGEDLRLTTMVGTMSIMSSSSSSMSAGMSVGMAGGIGPGGSGGGMGGGMSGAGSLGGGMGAGGMGAGGMGAGGSGGAGSMGGGMGAGGMGAGGMGAGGSGGAGSMGGGMGAGGIGAKGVGAGGVGAGGLGGGSTGAGGLGGGMDGGGIGAVAHGAKGMGAGGNGGGMGGGMGKDAGDYGYGASMEYSHEEQAVEMTERRTVLIRTVKSEDETLESDTKEQTYIISGAADDSDEE, from the exons AGTTAACCGCCACCAGTCAGCCAGCTACTCGCGCAGTGCCGGAGCCAGCAGTATGCAGGCCCAGACCATGGGGAGAAGGACCGTCTCCACCTCACGCAACGCCCGCATGGCTGG CGGGAATGTGGGAACCATGGCATGTGTGGGCTATGGCAATGGGGCCCCGGTGGACCTGGACGCATCTGCTGCCGAGAACAAAGTATTCCTCAGCACGCGCAGTGGTGAGCGGCAGGAGATGGTCGTATTGAACGACAGACTTGCTGTTTACATTGAGAAG GTTCGGTCCCTGGAGCAGCAGAACAAGCTGTTGGAGATGGAGATTGACGGCATCCAGAACCGGTTCGTGAAGCCGTCGGGCCTGCGCAAACTCTATGAGGATCAACTGAGAGATCTGAAGAGGATTGCAGATCAGATGAGAATGCAGCGG GACCAAGCCTTAGCCGGTAAAGAGGCCATGGCAGGTCAACTGGAGATAACCAAAGTCAAATACGAGGAGGCAGTTGAGCTGAGGAGGCGGGCCGAGATGGAGATAGAAGCATTCCGTCCG GATGTGGACAGAGCCACCTCTCAGCGCATCGCCCTGGAGAAACAGCTCGAGCAGTTGGAGGTGGAGATTGAATTCCTTCAGAGGGTGCACAAAGCG GAAATTGAAGAGCTACTGAAAATGATATATGCTGCCCATTCCTCAGCCCAGAGCGCTTATGACCTCCCCGACATCTCAGGCGCTCTCAAACAAATCCAAGCTCAGTATGACGAAATTGCGGCAAAAAATTTACAG GAAATGGATTCCTGGTATAAAAGTAAATTTGAAGACCTGAACAACAAGACGACAAAACATGTGGATATAGTTCGAAGTGTCAGGGAGGAAGTTGCTGGCGCCAAGAAGGAT ATCCTAAACAAAGAGCGTGGCCTGGAAGCTCTGAAGACCAAGAATGAGGCTCTGGAGGCACAAATTCGTGAAGCACAGGAAAAGTACAAGAAAGAGCTGGAGGACCTTCAG GCAAGAATTGAGGCCCTGAAGGAGGAGCTGAAATCCACCAAGTCGAAAATCGCTCTGCACCTGCGTGAATACCAGGACCTTCTGAACATGAAGATGGCTCTGGAGATTGAGATCACAACTTACAG GAAGCTGATTGAGGGCGAGGACTTGCGACTCACAACCATGGTTGGGACCATGTCCATAATGAGTAGCAGCTCAAGCTCCATGAGCGCTGGGATGAGTGTGGGCATGGCTGGAGGCATTGGACCTGGAGGCAGTGGTGGAGGAATGGGTGGAGGAATGAGTGGAGCTGGAAGcttaggtggaggaatgggtgctGGAGGGATGGGAGCTGGAGGCATGGGTGCAGGAGGCAGTGGTGGAGCTGGAAGCATGGGTGGAGGAATGGGAGCTGGAGGGATGGGAGCTGGAGGCATGGGTGCAGGAGGCAGTGGTGGAGCTGGAAGCATGGGTGGAGGAATGGGAGCTGGAGGAATTGGAGCCAAAGGCGTGGGTGCTGGAGGCGTGGGTGCTGGAGGCCTAGGAGGTGGAAGCACAGGTGCTGGAGGATTGGGTGGAGGCATGGATGGTGGAGGAATTGGTGCTGTAGCCCATGGTGCTAAAGGCATGGGTGCTGGAGGCAATGGTGGAGGCATGGGCGGAGGCATGGGAAAAGATGCAGGTGATTATGGGTACGGCGCCTCGATGGAGTACTCCCACGAGGAGCAGGCagtggagatgacagagaggaGGACGGTGCTCATCAG AACAGTTAAATCAGAGGATGAAACACTGGAAAGCGACACAAAGGAGCAAACCTACATAATCTCTGGCGCTGCCGATGACTCGGACGAGGAATAG
- the LOC106583978 gene encoding glial fibrillary acidic protein isoform X2, which produces MSRSPERISSYRRHFEDSSNLSSYQVRVSSPSPTRRVNRHQSASYSRSAGASSMQAQTMGRRTVSTSRNARMAGGNVGTMACVGYGNGAPVDLDASAAENKVFLSTRSGERQEMVVLNDRLAVYIEKVRSLEQQNKLLEMEIDGIQNRFVKPSGLRKLYEDQLRDLKRIADQMRMQRDQALAGKEAMAGQLEITKVKYEEAVELRRRAEMEIEAFRPDVDRATSQRIALEKQLEQLEVEIEFLQRVHKAEIEELLKMIYAAHSSAQSAYDLPDISGALKQIQAQYDEIAAKNLQEMDSWYKSKFEDLNNKTTKHVDIVRSVREEVAGAKKDILNKERGLEALKTKNEALEAQIREAQEKYKKELEDLQARIEALKEELKSTKSKIALHLREYQDLLNMKMALEIEITTYRKLIEGEDLRLTTMVGTMSIMSSSSSSMSAGMSVGMAGGIGPGGSGGGMGGGMSGAGSLGGGMGAGGMGAGGMGAGGSGGAGSMGGGMGAGGMGAGGMGAGGSGGAGSMGGGMGAGGIGAKGVGAGGVGAGGLGGGSTGAGGLGGGMDGGGIGAVAHGAKGMGAGGNGGGMGGGMGKDAGDYGYGASMEYSHEEQAVEMTERRTVLIS; this is translated from the exons AGTTAACCGCCACCAGTCAGCCAGCTACTCGCGCAGTGCCGGAGCCAGCAGTATGCAGGCCCAGACCATGGGGAGAAGGACCGTCTCCACCTCACGCAACGCCCGCATGGCTGG CGGGAATGTGGGAACCATGGCATGTGTGGGCTATGGCAATGGGGCCCCGGTGGACCTGGACGCATCTGCTGCCGAGAACAAAGTATTCCTCAGCACGCGCAGTGGTGAGCGGCAGGAGATGGTCGTATTGAACGACAGACTTGCTGTTTACATTGAGAAG GTTCGGTCCCTGGAGCAGCAGAACAAGCTGTTGGAGATGGAGATTGACGGCATCCAGAACCGGTTCGTGAAGCCGTCGGGCCTGCGCAAACTCTATGAGGATCAACTGAGAGATCTGAAGAGGATTGCAGATCAGATGAGAATGCAGCGG GACCAAGCCTTAGCCGGTAAAGAGGCCATGGCAGGTCAACTGGAGATAACCAAAGTCAAATACGAGGAGGCAGTTGAGCTGAGGAGGCGGGCCGAGATGGAGATAGAAGCATTCCGTCCG GATGTGGACAGAGCCACCTCTCAGCGCATCGCCCTGGAGAAACAGCTCGAGCAGTTGGAGGTGGAGATTGAATTCCTTCAGAGGGTGCACAAAGCG GAAATTGAAGAGCTACTGAAAATGATATATGCTGCCCATTCCTCAGCCCAGAGCGCTTATGACCTCCCCGACATCTCAGGCGCTCTCAAACAAATCCAAGCTCAGTATGACGAAATTGCGGCAAAAAATTTACAG GAAATGGATTCCTGGTATAAAAGTAAATTTGAAGACCTGAACAACAAGACGACAAAACATGTGGATATAGTTCGAAGTGTCAGGGAGGAAGTTGCTGGCGCCAAGAAGGAT ATCCTAAACAAAGAGCGTGGCCTGGAAGCTCTGAAGACCAAGAATGAGGCTCTGGAGGCACAAATTCGTGAAGCACAGGAAAAGTACAAGAAAGAGCTGGAGGACCTTCAG GCAAGAATTGAGGCCCTGAAGGAGGAGCTGAAATCCACCAAGTCGAAAATCGCTCTGCACCTGCGTGAATACCAGGACCTTCTGAACATGAAGATGGCTCTGGAGATTGAGATCACAACTTACAG GAAGCTGATTGAGGGCGAGGACTTGCGACTCACAACCATGGTTGGGACCATGTCCATAATGAGTAGCAGCTCAAGCTCCATGAGCGCTGGGATGAGTGTGGGCATGGCTGGAGGCATTGGACCTGGAGGCAGTGGTGGAGGAATGGGTGGAGGAATGAGTGGAGCTGGAAGcttaggtggaggaatgggtgctGGAGGGATGGGAGCTGGAGGCATGGGTGCAGGAGGCAGTGGTGGAGCTGGAAGCATGGGTGGAGGAATGGGAGCTGGAGGGATGGGAGCTGGAGGCATGGGTGCAGGAGGCAGTGGTGGAGCTGGAAGCATGGGTGGAGGAATGGGAGCTGGAGGAATTGGAGCCAAAGGCGTGGGTGCTGGAGGCGTGGGTGCTGGAGGCCTAGGAGGTGGAAGCACAGGTGCTGGAGGATTGGGTGGAGGCATGGATGGTGGAGGAATTGGTGCTGTAGCCCATGGTGCTAAAGGCATGGGTGCTGGAGGCAATGGTGGAGGCATGGGCGGAGGCATGGGAAAAGATGCAGGTGATTATGGGTACGGCGCCTCGATGGAGTACTCCCACGAGGAGCAGGCagtggagatgacagagaggaGGACGGTGCTCATCAG TTAA